One genomic window of Streptomyces sp. NBC_01498 includes the following:
- a CDS encoding ABC transporter permease yields the protein MSALTESAPGYRAGRTLPLRVELVRQLKRRRTLAMGAVLAILPFVMIVAFAIGGTPGSDGDGDGDGGGRLNLMDTATASGANFAAVCLFVSAGFLLVVPVALFFGDTVASEASWSSLRYLLAAPVPRARLLWSKLAVAMLMSLAAMVLLPVVALAAGTAAYGWGPLALPTGGSLGTAEAVPRLALVIAFIFVSQLVTGGLGFWLSTKTDAPLGAVGGAVGLTIIGSVLDQVTALGTWRDFLPAHWQFAWADALQPQLEWSGMLKGSAISVTYALVLFALAFRNFSRKDIVS from the coding sequence ATGAGCGCGCTGACCGAATCCGCTCCGGGCTACCGGGCGGGCCGCACCCTGCCGCTCCGGGTCGAACTCGTACGACAGCTCAAGCGCAGACGGACCCTCGCGATGGGCGCGGTGCTCGCGATCCTGCCCTTCGTCATGATCGTGGCCTTCGCCATCGGCGGGACTCCGGGCTCCGACGGCGACGGGGACGGGGATGGTGGCGGACGGCTGAACCTGATGGACACCGCGACGGCGTCCGGGGCCAACTTCGCCGCCGTGTGCCTGTTCGTCTCGGCCGGTTTCCTGCTGGTCGTGCCCGTCGCGCTGTTCTTCGGCGACACCGTGGCCTCCGAGGCGAGCTGGTCGTCGCTGCGCTATCTGCTGGCCGCTCCGGTGCCCCGCGCCCGGCTGCTGTGGAGCAAGCTGGCCGTCGCGATGCTCATGAGCCTGGCGGCGATGGTGCTGCTGCCGGTCGTGGCGCTGGCGGCGGGCACGGCCGCGTACGGCTGGGGGCCACTGGCGCTGCCCACCGGAGGGTCCCTGGGTACGGCGGAGGCCGTGCCGAGGCTGGCGCTCGTGATCGCGTTCATCTTCGTCTCCCAACTGGTCACCGGAGGTCTGGGCTTCTGGCTCTCCACGAAGACCGACGCCCCGCTCGGCGCGGTCGGCGGCGCGGTCGGGCTGACGATCATCGGCAGCGTGCTCGACCAGGTCACGGCGCTCGGGACCTGGCGGGACTTCCTGCCCGCGCACTGGCAGTTCGCGTGGGCGGACGCGCTCCAGCCCCAGCTGGAGTGGAGCGGCATGCTGAAGGGCTCGGCGATCTCCGTGACATACGCGCTGGTGCTCTTCGCGCTCGCGTTCCGGAACTTCTCCCGCAAGGACATCGTGAGTTGA
- a CDS encoding DNA-binding response regulator, producing MESLRPASRPVRGTHQVAAALAALVRSARRELLTFDDPGSSPGKGLPLPFVEFAHACVRAVAERADPEARPETRAGSGPGSGAGPGPRAGPGAGQGPGVGHGAGAGTGAGAGLRSVAGTAPLPAVPLTVRRIVPRRGLAGLPYELRALARGARQTESIPFKMVLVDRTTAALPLDFDFHFNGLLLIRDPVVVGALVRIHQHWWDSGEELPLTGHPADGSAGGSSPGPAPVDTVPHQGSAPEADTLSPHLRPVLDALLCGLTDEAAAARLGMSPRTYSRRVGELLTALGTTSRFRAGAEAARRGWL from the coding sequence GTGGAGAGTCTCCGACCGGCGAGCCGGCCGGTCCGCGGCACCCATCAGGTCGCCGCCGCGCTGGCGGCGCTCGTGCGTTCCGCGCGTCGCGAGTTGCTGACGTTCGACGATCCGGGCAGTTCACCGGGGAAGGGGCTGCCCTTGCCCTTCGTGGAGTTCGCCCACGCGTGCGTCCGCGCGGTCGCGGAACGGGCGGACCCGGAGGCGCGGCCCGAGACCCGCGCGGGCTCCGGCCCGGGTTCGGGTGCCGGTCCGGGCCCACGCGCCGGGCCGGGTGCCGGGCAGGGCCCCGGTGTTGGACACGGTGCGGGTGCCGGTACGGGTGCGGGTGCCGGGCTGAGGTCCGTCGCCGGGACGGCTCCGCTGCCCGCGGTTCCGCTCACGGTCCGCCGGATCGTGCCGCGTCGTGGCCTGGCGGGGCTGCCGTACGAACTGCGCGCGCTCGCCCGTGGAGCACGGCAGACGGAGTCGATCCCGTTCAAGATGGTCCTCGTGGACCGTACGACGGCCGCGCTTCCCCTGGACTTCGACTTCCACTTCAACGGGCTGCTGCTGATCCGGGACCCGGTCGTCGTCGGGGCCCTGGTCCGTATCCATCAGCACTGGTGGGACAGCGGCGAGGAGCTTCCCCTGACGGGGCACCCGGCGGACGGTTCGGCGGGCGGGTCCTCGCCGGGCCCGGCGCCGGTCGACACTGTGCCCCATCAGGGTTCCGCGCCCGAGGCCGACACCCTGTCCCCTCACTTGCGGCCCGTGCTCGACGCCCTGTTGTGCGGGCTCACCGACGAGGCGGCGGCGGCCCGGCTCGGTATGTCACCCCGTACGTACAGCAGACGGGTGGGTGAACTGCTGACCGCGCTCGGCACGACGAGCCGCTTCCGCGCGGGGGCGGAAGCGGCTCGCCGGGGCTGGCTGTGA
- a CDS encoding vWA domain-containing protein, producing the protein MKQLTRLSKLTKPRTRTQPHPKAYRAATAVLLAGGLLLTGCSAGDAADSNKSAERSAIGGGPGADGGPGSGPGTAGPADRAEEGGGQPDGEEKKRDTADEGEFAPEPDYLSTFALDVDTASYGYALRTLGEGRLPDPATVRPEEFVNSFRQDYEPPEGDGFSVTVDGAAAPGADDDWSLLRVGLATRPADHAGQRPPAALTFVIDISGSMAEPGRLDLVKQSLGILTDELRGDDSIALVTFSEEAETRLPMTRVGDSRARIRDVISELAPARSTNVGAGVETGYAEAVDGLRKGATNRVVLLSDALANTGETEADVILEHVAEAREEHGITLFGVGVGSDYGDALMEQLADKGDGHTTYVSNRKQARKVFVDQLPMSLDLRARDAKAQVAFDRDTVERFRLIGYENRAVADEDFRNDGVDGGEVGPGHTVTALYAVKLRPGASGQVAKATVRWLDPGTRAPRERSGSVGASAVDGRLWGDAKPRLQVTAVAAYFAEALRGGRAPGDDGDARESALPTAPGLGELEERARVLADATEDRSVADLAEAIDRADRARD; encoded by the coding sequence ATGAAGCAGCTGACGAGGCTGTCGAAGCTGACGAAACCAAGGACAAGGACGCAACCGCACCCGAAGGCGTACCGAGCCGCGACGGCCGTGCTGCTGGCGGGCGGCCTGCTGCTCACCGGCTGCTCGGCTGGGGACGCCGCGGACTCGAACAAGTCCGCAGAACGATCGGCCATCGGCGGCGGGCCCGGCGCGGACGGCGGACCCGGATCCGGTCCGGGAACCGCGGGCCCCGCCGACCGCGCCGAAGAGGGCGGGGGACAGCCGGACGGCGAAGAGAAGAAGCGCGACACGGCGGATGAGGGGGAGTTCGCGCCGGAACCGGACTACCTGTCGACCTTTGCCCTGGACGTCGACACCGCCTCCTACGGATACGCGCTCCGTACGCTCGGCGAGGGCCGGCTGCCGGATCCCGCCACCGTACGGCCGGAGGAGTTCGTCAACAGCTTCCGCCAGGACTACGAACCGCCCGAGGGCGACGGCTTCTCCGTCACGGTGGACGGCGCGGCGGCGCCCGGCGCGGACGACGACTGGTCGCTGCTGCGCGTCGGTCTCGCCACCCGACCGGCCGACCACGCGGGCCAACGCCCGCCCGCGGCGCTCACGTTCGTGATCGACATCTCCGGGTCGATGGCCGAGCCCGGCCGCCTCGACCTCGTCAAGCAATCACTCGGCATCCTTACGGACGAACTGCGCGGCGACGACTCGATCGCCCTGGTCACCTTCAGTGAGGAGGCGGAGACCAGGCTGCCGATGACGCGTGTCGGCGACAGCCGCGCACGCATCCGCGACGTGATCTCGGAGCTGGCACCGGCCCGGTCGACCAACGTCGGGGCGGGCGTCGAGACCGGTTACGCCGAGGCCGTCGACGGCCTCCGGAAGGGCGCCACCAACCGCGTCGTCCTGCTGTCCGACGCGCTCGCCAACACCGGCGAGACGGAGGCGGACGTGATCCTCGAACACGTCGCGGAGGCCCGGGAGGAGCACGGCATCACCCTGTTCGGTGTCGGCGTCGGAAGCGACTACGGCGACGCCCTGATGGAACAGCTCGCCGACAAGGGCGACGGGCACACGACGTACGTCTCGAACAGGAAGCAGGCCAGGAAGGTCTTCGTCGACCAGCTCCCCATGAGCCTCGACCTGCGTGCCAGGGACGCCAAGGCGCAAGTGGCGTTCGACAGGGACACGGTGGAGCGGTTCCGGCTGATCGGCTACGAGAACAGGGCCGTCGCGGACGAGGACTTCCGTAACGACGGCGTCGACGGCGGCGAGGTCGGGCCTGGGCACACGGTGACGGCGCTGTACGCGGTCAAGCTGCGGCCCGGTGCGAGTGGCCAGGTGGCGAAGGCCACGGTGCGCTGGCTCGACCCCGGGACCCGGGCGCCCCGCGAGCGGTCGGGCTCGGTCGGTGCGAGCGCGGTCGACGGGCGGCTCTGGGGCGACGCGAAGCCCCGGCTCCAGGTCACCGCCGTCGCCGCGTACTTCGCCGAGGCACTGCGCGGCGGCCGGGCGCCGGGGGACGACGGCGATGCGCGGGAGAGCGCGCTTCCCACCGCGCCCGGTCTCGGTGAACTGGAGGAGCGGGCAAGGGTGTTGGCCGACGCCACGGAGGACCGGTCGGTGGCGGACCTGGCGGAGGCCATCGACAGGGCGGACCGCGCCCGGGACTGA
- a CDS encoding anthrone oxygenase family protein, with product MATVLLALAVVSTGLYAGIMLIFLTGIMPAMARLTDSQFVTAMRRVNEEVPRGLFLAVFLAVVAFPAAALAVPVDGRSDTDRWLLLGGLVCVVLNHLVTVAGNIPLNNALAASETSPEIHPDSVVRAAFERRWNRLHAVRTVLAVGGFALIVSASLS from the coding sequence ATGGCCACCGTCCTGCTCGCGCTCGCCGTCGTCTCCACCGGTCTGTACGCCGGCATCATGCTCATCTTCCTGACCGGGATCATGCCCGCGATGGCCCGGCTCACGGACAGTCAGTTCGTGACCGCCATGCGCCGTGTCAACGAGGAGGTCCCGCGCGGACTGTTCCTGGCGGTGTTCCTCGCCGTCGTGGCCTTCCCGGCCGCCGCGCTCGCCGTGCCCGTCGACGGCCGCTCGGACACCGACCGGTGGCTGCTGCTGGGCGGCCTGGTCTGCGTGGTCCTCAACCACCTCGTGACCGTCGCGGGCAACATCCCGCTCAACAACGCCCTGGCGGCCTCCGAGACCTCGCCGGAGATCCACCCCGACAGCGTGGTCCGCGCGGCCTTCGAGCGCCGCTGGAACCGCCTCCACGCCGTCCGCACGGTTCTCGCCGTCGGGGGCTTCGCGCTGATCGTCAGTGCCTCGCTGTCGTGA
- a CDS encoding class I SAM-dependent methyltransferase family protein, translated as MNRARWAVTRAVLGTLGRASTGIRIGYRHGFDSGQMLDYVYVNKAGGFPLVGHLIDRVYLNAVGWRAIRARRELLKDVLRKEIALRAGAERPEGPVRVLDVASGPGRYLQDLLPEYPPGAVQVACRDLDRAGLAQGERRAAERGLTGISYAYGDALDPAPLPHAPDVVVVSGLYELLLDDSVIEASVARLRGMLAPGGVLVFTTQTRHPQLEFIANVLPNREGALWEMTCRPVELAEQWARRAGFTEVTSRRETVGLFTVTTARH; from the coding sequence GTGAACCGCGCCCGTTGGGCCGTGACGCGGGCCGTCCTCGGCACTCTCGGCCGCGCGAGCACCGGCATCCGCATCGGGTACCGGCACGGCTTCGACAGCGGCCAGATGCTGGACTACGTGTACGTCAACAAGGCAGGCGGCTTCCCCCTTGTGGGGCATCTCATCGACCGCGTCTATCTGAACGCCGTCGGCTGGCGTGCCATCCGGGCCCGCCGCGAACTGCTGAAGGACGTCCTCCGTAAGGAGATCGCGCTGCGCGCGGGCGCCGAACGGCCCGAGGGGCCGGTGCGGGTGCTGGACGTGGCGTCGGGTCCGGGACGCTACCTCCAGGACCTGCTTCCGGAGTACCCGCCCGGCGCGGTCCAGGTCGCGTGCCGGGACCTGGACCGCGCCGGGCTCGCACAGGGTGAGCGCCGGGCGGCCGAGCGGGGCCTGACGGGGATCTCGTACGCGTACGGGGACGCCCTCGACCCCGCGCCCCTCCCGCACGCGCCCGACGTCGTCGTGGTGTCGGGGCTCTACGAGCTGCTGCTGGACGACTCCGTCATCGAGGCGTCCGTCGCCCGGCTGCGCGGGATGCTCGCTCCGGGCGGGGTGCTGGTCTTCACCACCCAGACCCGGCACCCTCAGTTGGAGTTCATCGCGAACGTCCTGCCGAACCGGGAGGGCGCCCTGTGGGAGATGACGTGCCGTCCCGTGGAACTGGCCGAGCAGTGGGCCCGGCGGGCCGGTTTCACGGAGGTCACGAGCCGGCGGGAGACCGTGGGGCTGTTCACGGTCACGACAGCGAGGCACTGA
- a CDS encoding damage-control phosphatase ARMT1 family protein encodes MPETDDAPVIVSSAPGSFARSVLAERHPALIRQVRDAFPWPPERHRALDALLSSCTEGVIEPLEPGAHDREQWDTWSAEYVGRSWFDVPFLWSESYFYRRLLAALRYFEPGPWQGIDPFAPFKRAELSGPLVDDELAALDALAPRPAEERAAAYLRGSLWGNRADLGFTAGSRDSGGATAVDAPPPLVADDSAALWSLLPEGGPSAGTRTVHLVADNAGRELIPDLLLVDHLLTTDRADGVVLHVKPYPYYVSDATTADVVDCARRVVRAPGRAGEAGARLWAAMGDGRLTVRTHGFFCAPFGYDAMPADLREEFTGAALTIVKGDLNYRRLVGDRLWPPTTSFAERTAHFPGPVAALRTLKSDVIVGLTPRIVARLEEEAGAGASGSWRTSGTHGLVQVRP; translated from the coding sequence ATGCCTGAGACGGACGACGCACCCGTGATCGTGAGCAGCGCACCGGGTTCCTTCGCGAGGAGCGTGCTGGCCGAGCGACATCCCGCGCTCATCCGGCAGGTCCGGGACGCCTTCCCGTGGCCCCCGGAACGGCACCGTGCCCTCGACGCGCTGCTCAGCTCCTGCACGGAGGGCGTCATCGAACCGCTGGAGCCCGGCGCGCACGACCGTGAGCAGTGGGACACCTGGAGCGCCGAGTACGTCGGCCGGTCCTGGTTCGACGTGCCGTTCCTGTGGTCCGAGAGTTACTTCTATCGCCGGCTTCTCGCCGCCCTCCGCTACTTCGAGCCCGGCCCCTGGCAGGGCATCGACCCGTTCGCGCCGTTCAAGCGGGCGGAGTTGAGCGGACCGCTCGTGGACGACGAACTCGCGGCGCTGGACGCGCTCGCCCCCCGCCCGGCCGAGGAGCGGGCCGCCGCGTACCTCCGGGGCTCGCTCTGGGGCAATCGCGCGGACCTCGGTTTCACGGCCGGTTCGCGGGATTCCGGGGGCGCCACCGCCGTCGACGCCCCGCCGCCCCTCGTCGCCGACGACAGCGCCGCTCTCTGGTCGCTGCTGCCCGAAGGCGGGCCCTCCGCCGGTACGCGGACTGTCCACCTCGTCGCCGACAACGCGGGCCGCGAGCTCATCCCCGACCTGCTCCTCGTCGACCACCTGCTGACGACCGACCGCGCGGACGGCGTCGTCCTGCACGTGAAGCCGTATCCGTACTACGTCTCCGACGCCACCACGGCCGACGTCGTGGACTGCGCGCGCCGTGTCGTGCGGGCGCCCGGGAGGGCGGGGGAAGCGGGCGCACGGCTCTGGGCCGCGATGGGCGACGGGCGGCTCACCGTACGGACGCACGGTTTCTTCTGCGCGCCGTTCGGGTACGACGCGATGCCCGCCGATCTGCGGGAGGAGTTCACGGGCGCCGCCCTGACGATCGTGAAGGGCGACCTCAACTACCGCCGTCTCGTGGGTGACCGGCTCTGGCCGCCCACCACGTCCTTCGCCGAGCGGACGGCCCACTTCCCGGGACCGGTGGCCGCCTTGCGTACCCTGAAGTCCGACGTGATCGTCGGCCTCACCCCGCGCATCGTGGCGCGGCTCGAAGAAGAGGCGGGCGCCGGCGCGAGCGGGTCGTGGCGGACGAGCGGGACACACGGCCTCGTCCAGGTCCGGCCCTGA
- a CDS encoding DUF4032 domain-containing protein gives MALQISATNPEQPAVLLDLPWSIPLEEWPDDCLVALPRGISRHVVRFAAAGSEVLAVKEIAERPAVREFGLLRDLHRLGIPAVDPVAVVTGRVGADGTPLESALITRHLKGSLPYRSMFESTMRPSTVNRLMDALAVLLVRLHLAGFAWGDCSLSNALFRRDAGAYAAYLVDAETGQIQQALSRGQRDYDIELARVNIAGELMDLEASGSLHPSVDPVPFGAAIVRRYEDLWHELTRESVYPVDKRHYIDRRIRRLNELGFDVAEMQMERSPRGDTVTFVPKVVDAGHHQRQLLRLTGLDAEENQARRLLNDLESWMAGQDDYVPGDPLGARPEVLAHRWVRDVFRPTVRAVPLELRGRADAAQIYHEVLEHRWYLSERAGHDVGRDATIEDYVSTVLPHPESVTVPEAGRSTAPDL, from the coding sequence ATGGCGCTCCAGATCAGCGCGACCAACCCGGAGCAGCCGGCCGTGCTCCTCGACCTCCCCTGGAGCATCCCGCTCGAAGAGTGGCCCGACGACTGCCTGGTGGCGCTCCCGCGCGGCATCTCACGCCATGTCGTACGGTTCGCGGCGGCCGGGTCCGAGGTGCTGGCAGTCAAGGAGATCGCCGAGCGCCCGGCGGTGCGCGAGTTCGGCCTGCTGAGGGATCTGCACCGGCTGGGCATACCGGCGGTCGACCCGGTCGCGGTGGTGACGGGGCGCGTCGGCGCCGACGGCACCCCGCTGGAGTCCGCCCTGATCACCCGGCACCTCAAGGGCTCCCTGCCGTACCGGTCGATGTTCGAGTCGACCATGCGCCCCAGTACGGTCAACCGCCTCATGGACGCGCTCGCCGTCCTCCTGGTGAGGCTGCATCTGGCGGGCTTCGCCTGGGGCGACTGCTCGCTGTCCAACGCGCTCTTCCGGCGCGACGCGGGCGCGTACGCCGCGTATCTCGTGGACGCCGAGACCGGCCAGATCCAGCAGGCGCTCAGCCGGGGCCAGCGCGACTACGACATAGAGCTGGCGCGCGTGAACATCGCCGGGGAGCTGATGGACCTGGAGGCGTCCGGTTCGCTCCATCCGTCCGTCGACCCGGTGCCGTTCGGGGCGGCGATCGTCAGGCGCTACGAGGATCTGTGGCACGAGTTGACGCGGGAGTCCGTCTACCCGGTCGACAAACGCCACTACATCGACCGCCGGATCCGCCGGCTCAACGAACTGGGTTTCGATGTGGCGGAGATGCAGATGGAGCGGTCGCCGAGGGGCGACACCGTCACCTTCGTACCGAAGGTGGTCGACGCGGGGCACCACCAGCGCCAACTGCTCCGGCTGACGGGCCTGGACGCGGAGGAGAACCAGGCGCGGCGCCTGCTCAACGACCTGGAGAGCTGGATGGCCGGCCAGGACGACTACGTGCCGGGCGACCCGCTGGGCGCCCGCCCGGAGGTCCTGGCGCACCGCTGGGTGCGCGACGTGTTCCGGCCGACCGTGCGGGCCGTACCGCTGGAGCTGCGCGGCAGGGCGGACGCGGCGCAGATCTACCACGAGGTGCTGGAACACCGGTGGTACCTGTCCGAGCGCGCGGGGCACGACGTGGGCCGGGACGCGACGATCGAGGACTACGTCTCCACCGTCCTGCCGCACCCCGAATCCGTGACTGTTCCGGAGGCGGGACGGTCCACCGCCCCGGACTTGTGA
- a CDS encoding MFS transporter, whose product MLFAVSMTFIDQTIVAIAAPDIIHELGLSASGMQWVVNAYLLTLAAFFAFGGRLADIVGHRRIMVVGTLVFVISSVLCGCVPSGSVAQTWLVVFRALQGFGAALMFPAALAVVVAVFPVERRGRALALFFGLSGGLTAVGPLLGGWLTDWTWRAIFWVNVPVALIALVLTAMAHIKDTPRRERLDVPGAVLVAVGMGLSVLGFQQASAWGWGSAATWGCVVGGVLVLVVFCLLELRVRDPLIRLEVFKDRAFAVDSAVLFFAMLAFVPVFFFASVYAQVSLSASPNQAALFLLYLFVGFALASQIGGRVLDKHGARPAMRLGTAIGALGFALWASKATDLSMHDQWPYVALAGAGIGLLLAPASTDAINRAIGASYGEVTGITQTIRNFAASVGLAVFGTVLTHVTTDRVTETLRSKGVPAGDARDAARGVAEAVSGQADTRGPTGGGPIARTVRDSMDAIRMDFAEANRWVFYGMALALAVAFVCSYFHPGTRVTGAPTSTKPDGPGEREVSAERSAEGRDPGRDASA is encoded by the coding sequence ATGCTGTTCGCCGTCTCGATGACGTTCATCGACCAGACGATCGTCGCGATCGCCGCGCCGGACATCATCCATGAACTGGGCCTCTCGGCCTCCGGGATGCAGTGGGTGGTCAACGCCTATCTGCTGACGCTGGCGGCGTTCTTCGCGTTCGGCGGGCGGCTGGCCGACATCGTCGGGCACCGGCGGATCATGGTGGTCGGCACGCTCGTCTTCGTGATCTCGTCCGTCCTGTGCGGATGCGTGCCGAGCGGGAGCGTCGCGCAGACCTGGCTCGTCGTCTTCCGGGCGCTCCAGGGGTTCGGCGCCGCGCTCATGTTCCCCGCCGCGCTCGCCGTGGTCGTCGCGGTCTTCCCCGTGGAGCGGCGGGGCCGGGCCCTCGCGCTCTTCTTCGGGCTCTCCGGCGGACTCACCGCCGTGGGACCGCTGCTCGGCGGCTGGCTCACCGACTGGACCTGGCGGGCCATCTTCTGGGTGAACGTCCCCGTCGCCCTGATCGCCCTCGTACTGACGGCCATGGCCCACATCAAGGACACCCCGCGCCGCGAGAGGCTCGACGTGCCCGGTGCCGTGCTGGTGGCCGTCGGGATGGGGCTGAGTGTGCTCGGCTTCCAGCAGGCGTCCGCCTGGGGCTGGGGCAGCGCGGCCACCTGGGGGTGCGTCGTCGGCGGTGTGCTCGTGCTCGTCGTGTTCTGTCTCCTCGAACTGCGTGTCCGTGACCCCCTCATCAGGCTTGAGGTCTTCAAGGACCGGGCCTTCGCGGTCGATTCCGCGGTGCTGTTCTTCGCCATGCTCGCGTTCGTCCCGGTGTTCTTCTTCGCGTCGGTGTACGCGCAGGTCTCGCTGAGCGCCTCGCCGAACCAGGCCGCGCTCTTCCTCCTCTACCTCTTCGTCGGCTTCGCCCTCGCCTCGCAGATCGGTGGGCGCGTCCTGGACAAGCACGGAGCCAGGCCCGCCATGCGGCTCGGCACCGCGATCGGGGCGCTCGGCTTCGCCCTGTGGGCGTCGAAGGCGACGGACCTGTCGATGCACGACCAGTGGCCGTACGTGGCGCTGGCGGGCGCCGGTATCGGGCTGCTCCTCGCCCCGGCGTCCACCGACGCGATCAATCGCGCGATCGGCGCCTCCTACGGAGAGGTCACCGGCATCACCCAGACCATCCGCAACTTCGCGGCGAGCGTGGGCCTGGCCGTCTTCGGCACCGTCCTCACCCATGTCACCACCGACCGGGTCACCGAGACCCTTCGGTCGAAGGGCGTACCGGCGGGGGACGCGCGGGACGCCGCCCGTGGTGTCGCGGAGGCCGTGTCCGGGCAGGCCGACACCCGGGGGCCGACCGGCGGCGGACCGATCGCACGGACTGTGCGCGACTCGATGGACGCGATCCGGATGGACTTCGCGGAAGCGAACCGGTGGGTCTTCTACGGGATGGCACTCGCGCTCGCGGTGGCGTTCGTGTGTTCGTATTTCCATCCCGGAACGCGGGTGACCGGCGCGCCGACATCCACGAAACCGGACGGGCCGGGGGAGCGTGAGGTGTCGGCGGAACGGTCGGCGGAGGGGCGAGATCCGGGGCGGGATGCCTCGGCGTAG
- a CDS encoding DUF6630 family protein — protein sequence MSGAGPAPASGGVLDSLTAVATLLAPGLPAVVAQVRQAHEDPEGYVRAYADRLEDRGVDEPFPGLAWIALVDALDEHRLLAEFDWKEDAEEIRHRLKRLASAPSVDPWPLFDAGERELWTHDFLEACGRHYREVGAALVVLDIESDCYPVACLSAGRVGELVAFAKGTGFAVWPLGLRGPSGE from the coding sequence ATGTCCGGTGCCGGACCCGCCCCCGCCTCCGGCGGAGTCCTCGATTCCCTGACCGCCGTGGCCACGCTGCTGGCGCCCGGCCTCCCGGCCGTCGTGGCACAGGTGCGGCAGGCCCACGAGGACCCCGAGGGTTATGTGCGCGCGTACGCGGACCGGCTGGAGGACCGTGGCGTGGACGAGCCGTTCCCGGGTCTCGCGTGGATAGCCCTCGTGGACGCCCTCGACGAGCACCGGCTCCTCGCGGAGTTCGACTGGAAGGAGGACGCGGAGGAGATACGGCACCGGCTGAAGCGTCTGGCGTCCGCCCCGTCCGTCGACCCCTGGCCGCTGTTCGACGCCGGCGAGAGGGAGTTGTGGACGCACGACTTCCTGGAGGCGTGCGGCCGGCACTACCGCGAGGTCGGCGCCGCGCTCGTGGTCCTCGACATCGAGTCGGACTGCTACCCGGTGGCGTGCCTGTCCGCCGGACGCGTCGGCGAACTGGTGGCGTTCGCGAAGGGAACGGGCTTCGCCGTGTGGCCGCTCGGTCTCCGGGGGCCGTCCGGAGAGTAG